A part of Oncorhynchus kisutch isolate 150728-3 linkage group LG2, Okis_V2, whole genome shotgun sequence genomic DNA contains:
- the LOC109901919 gene encoding CD83 antigen-like, protein MFFQLVCILAAYLQGGLTQDKPTQEVKSVCGEDSILKCKAIRKPGVQYRAVRWYKLGEKPYNKESGLLMKRLSPNSTTLRFAGLEREVELLADDSFDIFLPNVTAVDSGRYKCLLAAPVGEQNQEGHVHLRVTGCLESTYQSEEIDTILVLSIVGIVAALLIFTISYVILRNMLLQRSKKYPQEPLLDAPLEKKDLMLIYTLGPNWSLQGSIKHVFV, encoded by the exons ATGTTTTTTCAACTCGTCTGCATTCTAG CTGCCTACTTGCAAGGTGGGCTTACACAGGATAAGCCTACACAAGAGGTGAAGTCAGTTTGTGGAGAGGACTCAATTCTAAAATGTAAAGCAATACGTAAGCCTGGTGTCCAGTACCGGGCGGTGAGGTGGTACAAG CTGGGTGAGAAGCCCTATAATAAGGAGTCTGGTCTATTGATGAAGAGGCTATCACCTAACAGCACCACCCTACGGTTCGCAGGTTTGGAGCGTGAAGTGGAACTTTTGGCTGACGATTCTTTCGATATCTTCCTGCCCAATGTAACGGCTGTTGATAGTGGGAGGTACAAGTGTCTCCTGGCAGCACCTGTAGGAGAGCAGAACCAGGAGGGGCACGTTCACCTCAGAGTGACAG GTTGCCTTGAGTCCACATACCAATCAGAAGAAATTGATACCATTCTAGTTCTTTCCATTGTGGGGATTGTGGCGGCATTGCTGATATTCACCATCAGCTAT GTCATCCTAAGGAATATGTTATTGCAAAGGAGTAAGAAGTATCCACAAGAACCACTTCTAGATGCACCCCTTGAGAAGAAAGATTTAATGTTGATTTACACTCTGGGGCCAAACTGGTCATTACAGGGTTCCATAAAGCATGTCTTTGTGTGA